In the genome of Sardina pilchardus chromosome 17, fSarPil1.1, whole genome shotgun sequence, the window TCGCGGAACTCCTTCACCAGCAAGTCGATCTTGAGGTCGTCCTCCTGCATCACCTGGGCCCAAGTCTTCCCGACAAACGACGGCGGGATGTGAGGGAGGTCCGGTAGCACCTCGTCCACACCTACATCTACTCTGCTGACCGGCAATGCCTCGGTCTCCGTAATGTCCTCCTCCGTGTCCTGTGCTGGCTTCAGGGCAGAGTCCAGCTGGCTCTTGTACTTCTGGTCCTCCAGGCTGATGTGGGTCTCCATGAGGCCCGTGAGGTTCTTCTCGTCCACCTTTGTGGTGCCCACGGCGGCCTGCAGCGTGTCGTCCCACCCTTTGCTTCCTGCAGAGTTGCTCATGGAGTGCAGACTCAGATGGAAGCTTccctcgtcgtcgtcgtcatcgtcgATGTCCGGTTTCTTCTGCTCCCGGACTCTACCGTAACAATGGAGGTCGATAACATCGTCGATCACTTGGTTTATCTGGTCCGAGACATCCGAGAAGGTGCGCTCTCGATGGGCAGCTTTCCAAGGGGGCATCGCTGGGGCCCAGAGGACAGGACTCTCAAATGCTGGTCTGCTGACAGCGGGGGCTTTTGACGTGGGGACCCTGGAAGATTGCACTCCGACAAGAGAGCCAGAGGCCGAGTCATCCCCTTCCCCACGCCGGTTGGTCTTCTTGTTAGCTTTCCGGTGCGGAGGCTGAGAGGTGCTGGGCTGCTCAGGCGAAGGGTCTTTTGAATGCGAAGGTTCTGCGGGCGATTGGGGTTGTGCGCTGGCTAACTTTGTAGGTACTTTTGTGGTGTGCTTGGAGTAGGACTTTGACTGCGAGAGGGTTTGTAACGAAGTGCTACTAGTCCTGTGCAAAAACCCTTGTGTGGGCGAGTCCTTTCTGGACAGCGGTGGGTTCAGATGAGTCTTAACGCTGTCTAGGCAACCGTGCGTGCTTGTTGTGGGAACATCTGCAGCCTTCACGGACAGGCTGGTGGTCGCTGACGTGTCCTTCCTCGGAGCCAACGTAGCCTTCTGCGTGGGTGCTGGAAGGCAGGATTCGTCGTCCGAGCTGGGCATCTCCTCTCGCGTCCCGACTGACGCTCCGTCATCCTTAGAGCCACAGTAAACCTCTGAGAGCTCCTCCCGTGGGGCTGGCAAGGTGGTCAGACATGGCAGATCTGCATGAGTCGGCCTGCAAAGAGAGAACAGAATAAACAACATACAGATGGACTGTTCCAAACCACATTTCATCAAGAAATTCACATTTTCAGTATCCACGCTGCTTTGGGCAAGAGCCATGCAAGTCTTATAATAAatgtataataatatatatttcgCTTTTAGAATCAGCCAACCTTCGAACTTCCTTGCAAAAAGAACTTTTTGGTTCTATTGTACCTAAGTGAACACAGAGTCTACATGTAGACCAAACGTTGATTTATCAAGAGCCCAGAACCCAAACACTAGACATACTATTTATAACAAGGAGATGAAAAAGCAAGTGTTCTTCCATAAAGACCATGGATACAGTGGTAAACGGTACCGTGTGTCGATGTAGCGATGGGGATGGTGCCTCATGACATCCTGCAGGAACCTGTCCATCAGGCTGCCTGTGGGGACGGCACTCCGAGTAGTCCGCACTACCTCCCTGTGCTTCGGACTTATCAGGTGCTGCAAACAACCAAGGAGACAAAAAGTTACACCTCAACTTATTCACAATTTTTCAGACAACGTTTTCAATGCCAATACACTCACAAAGACTTAATACAGATCTTATGAGATATTTTGGTCAAGCAAACCGAAAGGCAAATACTGAAATAATAAATTGCTCTTCCTGTAAACCTGTGCTGAATAGTATTCAGTATTCAGTACCAAGGTATTACTGACTACTTGGTTTACACTTATCCTTACACTTTTACACTTCTGTCAGGACCGATTAAGTAAAAAATACACGAGAGAAATATTTTTAGAACCGATTATATGTTGTATTTGGCGGTATGGCCCTGTTCAGAGGAAGTTCCCGGTCTTTCCATGAGCTCCATGGAAAAGCCTAGACAGGGAACAGAAGCACCCTCAGGGGACTACCCTCCCAGTTTAAACTGGGAGTGTAACTCTATTACCCAGAACAGAGCAAGCAACGGTATGTCCTTATTTCAAGTTAAACCACTttgaggtggagctggggaggaggtgggttgcaaAGCAGCGAGCAGAGAAAGCAGAAATAGTAAACAGACTGACACAGCTTAAATAAGGCGCTCTTATGAGAGAGACTACTTGCGAGCGAATGGAACGATCAGCTGAACGGAACAGCTGATGTGGGCTGATTTTGACGTAGCCAataagaaactgacagttgacaGCTGGCTTGACTACGTGGCCTGCCAGGACTAACGCAGAATGCTTGATTTACAGTGAGGGAATGAACCAACAGTGATGATGCCTAACAACTACCTGATGGGCCTACACAGATGATGATCAGAAAGACAACTGGTCGATTATGCAAAGGAAAATTACCAGATGATGTCAACTTTTCCATACCACTAATATGACCGTTAATGACTTATAATATTAGAGGTAGGTAGAGGTAGCAGCACTAACATATAGAAGAAAATGAAATGTCCTTAGCCAGCTGGTTTTTAATTGCTGACTGGAAATGTTGCCCAAATCAAATGGCTTGCTCCTCAAAGGTATCTGTGATATACTAAAAATAGACATGCAGAAAACGTTCTGAGAAAGACAATTATAATAGTCAGGGCGATCGActaataacaatgaaaatgcaaaagggTGGTGGTCCTGTTTCATGATAGATGAAACTCCTGATTTCAAAACCTTTCACTGTCTCTTTTTCCCCCGGCAACCCTCTCAGGCCAGTTAGCTATTTTCATCACTGAGTTTAAAAGCAAGCAAGCTGCTGACAAATGGCTGAGGTCGCCAGCTGCCTTCGTTTGCCAGCAGTTGCAATTAAATAGACGGGATGAAAGAAGTGGAAAAGGGACACAGTATGCTCCAACACTGCAGGAATAATTCTCATCGCTATTCTGAAGTAATATGTTACAGATATTGGCCGGCCTTAACAGTAATAATCTATTTACAATCACCAACAAAACTTTGAGCACAGCAAGAGCTGAAAAAACAACATGCTAAATTAGCAAATTCATGATCACACAAGCGCTCCAGCACAGTCATGCACTAAACTGCTACTCACCTGCTCCACACTGCTGTAGAACACCTGACAGCAGCTGCAGTAGCCCTGTCTCTGGGTGGCACTGGATGGGCCAGGGGTGGGCTCTCCGCCACTTGTCCTAGAGTGaggggaaaagtgtgtgttgaTAAGTTGACACGTCTACAGAACCTGACATCTGCCGCAAAATACACTACTAATTACAGGACTATGTAACAGTCATAGTAGAGCTTCCACTTCAGGATTATGTCCCAAACAATCTATCGACTTATTCCTCTTCAATGACAATGAATTAACTGTAAACCAAActgtaaacctttttttttgctactgtagcctatgtgtactACATTTCATTTAATCTGCCTACCTGCTGGCTTTCTCCGTCTTGCGTGGTGGGTCCTTCTGTCCATTgtctaaaaacaaaaaacagttttcaaataaaatatataagGGAAGTTGCCAATGGTGGTTGAATTATACTTAAAGTATACTTAAGCTTACTTAAAAGTGTATAATAAGAAATCCTACCTTTACCAGAGGGGGAAGGTCCCACTTCAAGTGGCATTGTCTCTGTCTAGGGAGATATATAATCAGTCAAAAGGTAACacgaggacaaaaaaaaatttttttactgtaggctacttacttGCCACTTAGTAGAACAATGTGGGCTTTATTCGACACACTCGTCGATCACATGGCATGCGCGTCAAAATCCCAAGCAACGCCTGAACGACGGAACACATGGATTTAACATCGTGCTATAAACTTAACCATGCATTTT includes:
- the zdbf2 gene encoding DBF4-type zinc finger-containing protein 2 isoform X2, with protein sequence MPLEVGPSPSGKDNGQKDPPRKTEKASRTSGGEPTPGPSSATQRQGYCSCCQVFYSSVEQHLISPKHREVVRTTRSAVPTGSLMDRFLQDVMRHHPHRYIDTRPTHADLPCLTTLPAPREELSEVYCGSKDDGASVGTREEMPSSDDESCLPAPTQKATLAPRKDTSATTSLSVKAADVPTTSTHGCLDSVKTHLNPPLSRKDSPTQGFLHRTSSTSLQTLSQSKSYSKHTTKVPTKLASAQPQSPAEPSHSKDPSPEQPSTSQPPHRKANKKTNRRGEGDDSASGSLVGVQSSRVPTSKAPAVSRPAFESPVLWAPAMPPWKAAHRERTFSDVSDQINQVIDDVIDLHCYGRVREQKKPDIDDDDDDEGSFHLSLHSMSNSAGSKGWDDTLQAAVGTTKVDEKNLTGLMETHISLEDQKYKSQLDSALKPAQDTEEDITETEALPVSRVDVGVDEVLPDLPHIPPSFVGKTWAQVMQEDDLKIDLLVKEFREGSFRCYFDTESLARYGKHRRRKSRRKTRDPQPQENVDATATTADCTDVLPLMEHTEEDVVVEEQQQQEQPLPVKEQTVQPQKRFYRIASRCQVVKVSHGTQTTGVSWPVVRRKTVEELRASLDDAEPTQELGQATDFANETPKMKTRLCALSLPASYSKVMSPLQPKTVVYVLSSPTDSGPSLSKQPGKRRPGGGRKKKTCDLDSAYKYKYKRTPLKYYDPLTNRILKSPPKGVPSTPNPKYYPHVRQLFRSLSPDNNKERYAFEFGSESWGSPRGWASSSVADLCASSTGSCLDSAGPSEPGSSLSSSRRALFSRSSRSSGSRFLLGTLTPAPSVADSAPMVPSGSRTSSRGKASSAAAVVAAADQTGGPGQGRRKRRCGDKARSLTPAKNPASPPYKRRKKSAKPRAKGKGGGSMQRTVNPRKSPEGRTSPRGKAATRTSPRTTPPRTRSRLRP
- the zdbf2 gene encoding DBF4-type zinc finger-containing protein 2 isoform X1, which gives rise to MITETMPLEVGPSPSGKDNGQKDPPRKTEKASRTSGGEPTPGPSSATQRQGYCSCCQVFYSSVEQHLISPKHREVVRTTRSAVPTGSLMDRFLQDVMRHHPHRYIDTRPTHADLPCLTTLPAPREELSEVYCGSKDDGASVGTREEMPSSDDESCLPAPTQKATLAPRKDTSATTSLSVKAADVPTTSTHGCLDSVKTHLNPPLSRKDSPTQGFLHRTSSTSLQTLSQSKSYSKHTTKVPTKLASAQPQSPAEPSHSKDPSPEQPSTSQPPHRKANKKTNRRGEGDDSASGSLVGVQSSRVPTSKAPAVSRPAFESPVLWAPAMPPWKAAHRERTFSDVSDQINQVIDDVIDLHCYGRVREQKKPDIDDDDDDEGSFHLSLHSMSNSAGSKGWDDTLQAAVGTTKVDEKNLTGLMETHISLEDQKYKSQLDSALKPAQDTEEDITETEALPVSRVDVGVDEVLPDLPHIPPSFVGKTWAQVMQEDDLKIDLLVKEFREGSFRCYFDTESLARYGKHRRRKSRRKTRDPQPQENVDATATTADCTDVLPLMEHTEEDVVVEEQQQQEQPLPVKEQTVQPQKRFYRIASRCQVVKVSHGTQTTGVSWPVVRRKTVEELRASLDDAEPTQELGQATDFANETPKMKTRLCALSLPASYSKVMSPLQPKTVVYVLSSPTDSGPSLSKQPGKRRPGGGRKKKTCDLDSAYKYKYKRTPLKYYDPLTNRILKSPPKGVPSTPNPKYYPHVRQLFRSLSPDNNKERYAFEFGSESWGSPRGWASSSVADLCASSTGSCLDSAGPSEPGSSLSSSRRALFSRSSRSSGSRFLLGTLTPAPSVADSAPMVPSGSRTSSRGKASSAAAVVAAADQTGGPGQGRRKRRCGDKARSLTPAKNPASPPYKRRKKSAKPRAKGKGGGSMQRTVNPRKSPEGRTSPRGKAATRTSPRTTPPRTRSRLRP